Within Desulfobacter sp., the genomic segment CACCATCCGGATACGGAAAAACGGGTGGCCGAGATCGAAGGGATCAAAAAGGCCAATCCCACGGCGGATCGCCATGAGATGCAGGAATTGCTCAATCCAATTGAGATTCCGGAGAAATTCAAAGGTAAAAATGAACGTATCGGCAGGGGGTACAACTAATGAGTGAAGAAAACAGAATTTTAAAATTTCATATATTCCGGTATAACCCCCAGAAAAAGGGCGACAAACCCCGTATGGTAACCTACGAGGTCACCGAAGCCCCTGGGATGACCATTTTTATTGCATTGAACGATATCCGGGAACACCAGGATCCTTCGCTTCAGTTTGACTTCATCTGCCGGGCCGGCATCTGCGGGTCCTGCGGCATGGTGATCAACGGCGGACCGGATCTGGCCTGCCGGACATTGACCAGCAAGTTTGAGGACGGGGAAATCACCCTGCTGCCCCTGCCCGGGTTTGAACTCATCGGAGACCTTTCCGTGAATACGGGCAAATTCATGCGGGCCATGAGCGAGCGGGTGGAATCCTGGATCCACGACGTCAATGCCGATGATGTGAATTACAACCAGCTGGAAGAACGGATGGATCCCGATGTCATGGATGAAATCTACGAATTGGAGCGCTGCGTGGAATGCGGTTGCTGTATTTCCGCCTGCGCCACCAAGCGGATGCGTCCGGATTTCCTCTCCGCCGTTGGGTTTATGCGCCTGGCAAGGTTCTATCTGGATCCCAGGGATAAACGGACCGACGAGGAATTCTATGAAATCATCGGGGATGACGACGGGGTATTCGGCTGCATGACCCTTCTGGGCTGCGAAGATTACTGCCCCAAGGATCTGCCCC encodes:
- a CDS encoding fumarate reductase iron-sulfur subunit; amino-acid sequence: MSEENRILKFHIFRYNPQKKGDKPRMVTYEVTEAPGMTIFIALNDIREHQDPSLQFDFICRAGICGSCGMVINGGPDLACRTLTSKFEDGEITLLPLPGFELIGDLSVNTGKFMRAMSERVESWIHDVNADDVNYNQLEERMDPDVMDEIYELERCVECGCCISACATKRMRPDFLSAVGFMRLARFYLDPRDKRTDEEFYEIIGDDDGVFGCMTLLGCEDYCPKDLPHQTQIAFLRRKMALIK